One genomic region from Coregonus clupeaformis isolate EN_2021a unplaced genomic scaffold, ASM2061545v1 scaf0128, whole genome shotgun sequence encodes:
- the LOC121577406 gene encoding proteoglycan 4-like encodes MGKMAQPQLTKTGAQPTPQPTKTGAQPTPQPAATSTKTEPQAPAATTTKAKAVPLTSEPIPPTPTTALAQKELEPKVEVPEAEAPKAVAKAEAPKTEVLKLKIAKAEAPNIFPTTELPKPVPPKSEPPKTEAPAVAAPVVSVSVTDAMTALAPLSTTVSTAIAVTPATVEKKPEAKSQPAELPKPAEEKVEKPLKQQEPLPVTVAERVTPQPDPTADTIKEVATPLAGKVDDVLPEPQQILTEKETVEEGKESTAASHLVDQVVVKVPSSPTSPFEADTKTEDHSNKSQDGPDILPISQGSYTSEEELKEVQTVR; translated from the exons ATGGGGAAGATGGCCCAGCCACAGCTCACTAAGACTGGTGCCCAGCCCACACCACAGCCAACTAAGACTGGTGCCCAGCCCACACCACAGCCTGCAGCCACTTCCACCAAGACTGAGCCCCAGGCTCCAGCAGCAACCACAACCAAGGCCAAGGCTGTTCCTCTCACATCAGAGCCCATTCCACCCACACCAACAACTGCCCTTGCACAAAAGGAGCTGGAGCCAAAGGTGGAAGTCCCAGAGGCTGAAGCTCCCAAGGCAGTCGCCAAGGCTGAGGCTCCAAAGACAGAAGTTCTCAAGTTGAAGATCGCCAAGGCAGAGGCACCAAATATTTTTCCTACAACTGAGCTGCCCAAACCTGTACCACCTAAATCTGAACCACCCAAGACTGAGGCTCCAGCAGTAGCTgctcctgttgtctctgtctcagtaacTGATGCCATGACTGCTCTTGCTCCTCTATCCACCACAGTTTCTACTGCCATTGCTGTCACTCCAGCCACTGTGGAGAAGAAGCCAGAGGCTAAATCTCAACCAGCAGAGCTACCTAAACCAGCAGAGGAGAAGGTTGAGAAGCCACTGAAGCAACAGGAACCATTACCTGTCACAGTGGCTGAGAGGGTAACTCCACAACCAGACCCAACAGCTGATACTATCAAGGAAGTGGCCACTCCATTGGCTGGAAAGGTGGATGATGTCCTTCCTGAACCTCAGCAGATTCTCACTGAGAAGGAGACTGTGGAG GAGGGGAAAGAGTCAACTGCAGCCTCCCACCTAGTGGACCAGGTAGTAGTTAAGGTACCGTCCAGCCCAACCAGTCCATTTGAGGCTGACACCAAGACTGAGGACCATAGTAACAAGTCCCAGGATGGACCAGATATACTTCCCATCTCCCAGGGCTCCTACACCTCCGAGGAGGAGCTGAAGGAGGTGCAGACAGTCAGATAG
- the LOC121576355 gene encoding CD9 antigen isoform X2, producing the protein MEMFGRIRCVKYIMFIFNFFFWLAGTGVLAIGLWLRFDPKTRGLFEGTESPYVFFTGVYILIIAGSLMMVVGFLGCCGAIQESPCMLGLFFFFLLIIFAIEVAAGIWGFSNQSKVVDDITQFYMETYQNYQNTRQDTLRETLRLIQTGLDCCGPTGSVVDSAKNTCPRRDGLDSLITKSCPDAIDELFDSKLHIIGGVGISIGVIMMFGMIFSMLLCCAIRKSREIV; encoded by the exons ATGGAAATGTTCGGAAGGATCAGGTGTGTGAAGTACATCATGTTTATCTTCAACTTCTTCTTCTGG CTTGCAGGTACAGGAGTGCTGGCtatagggttgtggttgaggttcGACCCAAAGACCAGAGGACTGTTTGAAGGAACAGAATCTCCCTATGTCTTCTTCACAG gtgtgtatatCCTGATAATAGCAGGGTCGTTGATGATGGTGGTGGGGTTCCTGGGATGCTGTGGAGCGATTCAGGAGTCTCCCTGTATGCTGGGGCTG ttcttcttcttcctcctcatcaTATTCGCCATTGAGGTCGCCGCTGGAATCTGGGGTTTTTCCAACCAAAGCAAG GTGGTTGATGACATCACTCAATTCTACATGGAGACATATCAGAACTACCAGAACACTCGACAGgacacactgagagagacactCCGTCTCATACAGACTGGG TTGGACTGCTGTGGACCCACAGGTTCCGTTGTGGACTCTGCCAAAAACACCTGTCCCCGAAGAGACGGGCTGGATAGCCTCATCACCAAG AGCTGTCCTGATGCTATAGATGAATTGTTTGACTCCAAGCTGCACATCATAGGAGGAGTGGGTATCTCTATTGGAGTTATcatg ATGTTTGGGATGATCTTCAGCATGCTGCTCTGCTGTGCCATCAGGAAGTCACGGGAGATTGTCTGA
- the LOC121576355 gene encoding CD9 antigen isoform X1, whose translation MAALSGGEMCVKYLMFAFNLIFWLAGTGVLAIGLWLRFDPKTRGLFEGTESPYVFFTGVYILIIAGSLMMVVGFLGCCGAIQESPCMLGLFFFFLLIIFAIEVAAGIWGFSNQSKVVDDITQFYMETYQNYQNTRQDTLRETLRLIQTGLDCCGPTGSVVDSAKNTCPRRDGLDSLITKSCPDAIDELFDSKLHIIGGVGISIGVIMMFGMIFSMLLCCAIRKSREIV comes from the exons ATGGCCGCTCTATCAGGAGGAGAAATGTGCGTCAAATACCTGATGTTCGCTTTCAATCTCATCTTCTGG CTTGCAGGTACAGGAGTGCTGGCtatagggttgtggttgaggttcGACCCAAAGACCAGAGGACTGTTTGAAGGAACAGAATCTCCCTATGTCTTCTTCACAG gtgtgtatatCCTGATAATAGCAGGGTCGTTGATGATGGTGGTGGGGTTCCTGGGATGCTGTGGAGCGATTCAGGAGTCTCCCTGTATGCTGGGGCTG ttcttcttcttcctcctcatcaTATTCGCCATTGAGGTCGCCGCTGGAATCTGGGGTTTTTCCAACCAAAGCAAG GTGGTTGATGACATCACTCAATTCTACATGGAGACATATCAGAACTACCAGAACACTCGACAGgacacactgagagagacactCCGTCTCATACAGACTGGG TTGGACTGCTGTGGACCCACAGGTTCCGTTGTGGACTCTGCCAAAAACACCTGTCCCCGAAGAGACGGGCTGGATAGCCTCATCACCAAG AGCTGTCCTGATGCTATAGATGAATTGTTTGACTCCAAGCTGCACATCATAGGAGGAGTGGGTATCTCTATTGGAGTTATcatg ATGTTTGGGATGATCTTCAGCATGCTGCTCTGCTGTGCCATCAGGAAGTCACGGGAGATTGTCTGA